Proteins from a single region of Nomascus leucogenys isolate Asia chromosome 2, Asia_NLE_v1, whole genome shotgun sequence:
- the SEPTIN8 gene encoding septin-8 isoform X3, translated as MGKASQRADPGDSHQGSAPGSRGHAAARWAPAPSPPTLPSRAPNARTTSPSSPRSWHLPPRRGDPRPSKRRGSGCARGRAGRGGRSRGRGQGRLRGFSRRRRQGEFPGSGHIGSIQPQPPGRSASRSRLVPVAAPALVPARPPGAELAMAATDLERFSNAEPEPRSLSLGGHVGFDSLPDQLVSKSVTQGFSFNILCVGETGIGKSTLMNTLFNTTFETEEASHHEACVRLRPQTYDLQESNVQLKLTIVDAVGFGDQINKDERPIVDYIDAQFENYLQEELKIRRSLFDYHDTRIHVCLYFITPTGHSLKSLDLVTMKKLDSKVNIIPIIAKADTISKSELHKFKIKIMGELVSNGVQIYQFPTDDEAVAEINAVMNAHLPFAVVGSTEEVKVGNKLVRARQYPWGVVQVENENHCDFVKLREMLIRVNMEDLREQTHSRHYELYRRCKLEEMGFQDSDGDSQPFSLQETYEAKRKEFLSELQRKEEEMRQMFVNKVKETELELKEKERELHEKFEHLKRVHQEEKRKVEEKRRELEEETNAFNRRKAAVEALQSQALHATSQQPLRKDKDKKNRSDIGAHQPGMSLSSSKVMMTKASVEPLNCSSWWPAIQCCSCLVRDATWREGFL; from the exons ATGGGAAAGGCTTCCCAGCGCGCGGACCCAGGAGACTCCCACCAAGGCTCGGCCCCAGGCTCCAGGGGACACGCAGCGGCCCGCTGGGCACCGGCCCCGAGCCCCCCGACACTGCCGTCCCGGGCCCCCAACGCGCGGACTACAAGTCCCAGCAGTCCCCGCAGCTGGCACCTCCCGCCTCGCCGCGGAGACCCCCGGCCGTCCAAGCGGCGGGGCTCCGGCTGCGCTCGTGGCCGGGCCGGGCGGGGAGGCCGGTCCCGCGGGCGGGGGCAGGGGCGGCTCCGCGGCttctcccgccgccgccgccaagGGGAGTTTCCAGGAAGTGGCCATATTGGATCCATTCAGCCGCAGCCGCCCGGGCGGAGCGCGTCCCGCAGCCGGCTGGTCCCCGTCGCTGCCCCTGCGCTGGTCCCAGCCCGCCCGCCCGGTGCGGAGCTCGCCATGGCGGCCACCGACCTGGAGCGCTTCTCG AATGCAGAGCCAGAGCCCCGGAGCCTCTCCCTGGGCGGCCATGTGGGTTTCGACAGCCTCCCCGACCAGCTGGTCAGCAAGTCGGTCACTCAGGGCTTCAGCTTCAACATCCTCTGTGTGG GGGAGACCGGCATTGGCAAATCCACACTGATGAACACGCTCTTCAACACGACCTTTGAGACTGAGGAAGCCAGTCACCATGAGGCATGTGTGCGCCTGCGGCCCCAGACCTACGACCTCCAGGAGAGCAACGTGCAGCTCAAGCTGACCATTGTGGACGCCGTGGGCTTTGGGGATCAGATCAATAAGGATGAGAG GCCCATAGTTGACTACATCGATGCGCAGTTTGAAAATTATCTGCAGGAGGAGCTGAAGATCCGCCGCTCGCTCTTCGACTACCATGACACAAGGATCCACGTTTGCCTCTACTTCATCACGCCCACAGGGCACTCCCTGAAGTCTCTAGATCTAGTGACCATGAAGAAACTAGACAGCAAG GTGAACATTATTCCCATCATTGCCAAGGCTGACACCATCTCCAAGAGCGAGCTCCACAAGTTTAAGATCAAGATCATGGGCGAGCTGGTCAGCAACGGGGTCCAGATCTACCAGTTTCCCACGGATGACGAGGCTGTTGCAGAGATTAACGCAGTCATGAAT GCACATCTGCCGTTCGCCGTGGTGGGCAGCACCGAGGAGGTGAAGGTGGGGAACAAGCTGGTCCGAGCACGGCAGTACCCCTGGGGAGTGGTGCAGG TGGAGAATGAGAATCACTGCGACTTCGTGAAGCTGCGGGAGATGTTGATCCGGGTGAACATGGAAGACCTCCGCGAGCAGACCCACAGCCGGCACTACGAGCTCTACCGGCGCTGCAAGTTGGAGGAGATGGGCTTTCAGGACAGCGATGGTGACAGCCAGCCCTTCAG CCTTCAAGAGACATACGAGGCCAAGAGGAAGGAGTTCCTGAGTGAGctgcagaggaaggaggaagagatgagGCAGATGTTTGTCAACAAAGTGAAGGAGACAGAGCTGGAgctgaaggagaaggaaagggag CTGCATGAGAAGTTTGAGCACCTGAAGCGGGTCCACCAGGAGGAGAAGCGCAAGGTGGAGGAAAAGCGCCGGGAACTGGAGGAGGAGACCAATGCCTTCAATCGCCGGAAGGCTGCAGTGGAGGCCCTGCAGTCGCAGGCCTTGCACGCCACCTCGCAGCAGCCCCTGAGGAAGGACAAGGACAAGAAGAA CAGATCAGATATAGGAGCACACCAGCCGGGCATGAGCCTCTCCAGCTCTAAGGTGATGATGACCAAGGCCAGTGTGGAGCCCTTGAACTGCAGCAGCTGGTGGCCCGCCATACAGTGCTGCAGCTGCCTGGTCAGGGATGCGACGTGGAGGGAAGGATTCCTCTGA
- the SEPTIN8 gene encoding septin-8 isoform X2 → MGKASQRADPGDSHQGSAPGSRGHAAARWAPAPSPPTLPSRAPNARTTSPSSPRSWHLPPRRGDPRPSKRRGSGCARGRAGRGGRSRGRGQGRLRGFSRRRRQGEFPGSGHIGSIQPQPPGRSASRSRLVPVAAPALVPARPPGAELAMAATDLERFSNAEPEPRSLSLGGHVGFDSLPDQLVSKSVTQGFSFNILCVGETGIGKSTLMNTLFNTTFETEEASHHEACVRLRPQTYDLQESNVQLKLTIVDAVGFGDQINKDESYRPIVDYIDAQFENYLQEELKIRRSLFDYHDTRIHVCLYFITPTGHSLKSLDLVTMKKLDSKVNIIPIIAKADTISKSELHKFKIKIMGELVSNGVQIYQFPTDDEAVAEINAVMNAHLPFAVVGSTEEVKVGNKLVRARQYPWGVVQVENENHCDFVKLREMLIRVNMEDLREQTHSRHYELYRRCKLEEMGFQDSDGDSQPFSLQETYEAKRKEFLSELQRKEEEMRQMFVNKVKETELELKEKERELHEKFEHLKRVHQEEKRKVEEKRRELEEETNAFNRRKAAVEALQSQALHATSQQPLRKDKDKKKSDIGAHQPGMSLSSSKVMMTKASVEPLNCSSWWPAIQCCSCLVRDATWREGFL, encoded by the exons ATGGGAAAGGCTTCCCAGCGCGCGGACCCAGGAGACTCCCACCAAGGCTCGGCCCCAGGCTCCAGGGGACACGCAGCGGCCCGCTGGGCACCGGCCCCGAGCCCCCCGACACTGCCGTCCCGGGCCCCCAACGCGCGGACTACAAGTCCCAGCAGTCCCCGCAGCTGGCACCTCCCGCCTCGCCGCGGAGACCCCCGGCCGTCCAAGCGGCGGGGCTCCGGCTGCGCTCGTGGCCGGGCCGGGCGGGGAGGCCGGTCCCGCGGGCGGGGGCAGGGGCGGCTCCGCGGCttctcccgccgccgccgccaagGGGAGTTTCCAGGAAGTGGCCATATTGGATCCATTCAGCCGCAGCCGCCCGGGCGGAGCGCGTCCCGCAGCCGGCTGGTCCCCGTCGCTGCCCCTGCGCTGGTCCCAGCCCGCCCGCCCGGTGCGGAGCTCGCCATGGCGGCCACCGACCTGGAGCGCTTCTCG AATGCAGAGCCAGAGCCCCGGAGCCTCTCCCTGGGCGGCCATGTGGGTTTCGACAGCCTCCCCGACCAGCTGGTCAGCAAGTCGGTCACTCAGGGCTTCAGCTTCAACATCCTCTGTGTGG GGGAGACCGGCATTGGCAAATCCACACTGATGAACACGCTCTTCAACACGACCTTTGAGACTGAGGAAGCCAGTCACCATGAGGCATGTGTGCGCCTGCGGCCCCAGACCTACGACCTCCAGGAGAGCAACGTGCAGCTCAAGCTGACCATTGTGGACGCCGTGGGCTTTGGGGATCAGATCAATAAGGATGAGAG TTACAGGCCCATAGTTGACTACATCGATGCGCAGTTTGAAAATTATCTGCAGGAGGAGCTGAAGATCCGCCGCTCGCTCTTCGACTACCATGACACAAGGATCCACGTTTGCCTCTACTTCATCACGCCCACAGGGCACTCCCTGAAGTCTCTAGATCTAGTGACCATGAAGAAACTAGACAGCAAG GTGAACATTATTCCCATCATTGCCAAGGCTGACACCATCTCCAAGAGCGAGCTCCACAAGTTTAAGATCAAGATCATGGGCGAGCTGGTCAGCAACGGGGTCCAGATCTACCAGTTTCCCACGGATGACGAGGCTGTTGCAGAGATTAACGCAGTCATGAAT GCACATCTGCCGTTCGCCGTGGTGGGCAGCACCGAGGAGGTGAAGGTGGGGAACAAGCTGGTCCGAGCACGGCAGTACCCCTGGGGAGTGGTGCAGG TGGAGAATGAGAATCACTGCGACTTCGTGAAGCTGCGGGAGATGTTGATCCGGGTGAACATGGAAGACCTCCGCGAGCAGACCCACAGCCGGCACTACGAGCTCTACCGGCGCTGCAAGTTGGAGGAGATGGGCTTTCAGGACAGCGATGGTGACAGCCAGCCCTTCAG CCTTCAAGAGACATACGAGGCCAAGAGGAAGGAGTTCCTGAGTGAGctgcagaggaaggaggaagagatgagGCAGATGTTTGTCAACAAAGTGAAGGAGACAGAGCTGGAgctgaaggagaaggaaagggag CTGCATGAGAAGTTTGAGCACCTGAAGCGGGTCCACCAGGAGGAGAAGCGCAAGGTGGAGGAAAAGCGCCGGGAACTGGAGGAGGAGACCAATGCCTTCAATCGCCGGAAGGCTGCAGTGGAGGCCCTGCAGTCGCAGGCCTTGCACGCCACCTCGCAGCAGCCCCTGAGGAAGGACAAGGACAAGAAGAA ATCAGATATAGGAGCACACCAGCCGGGCATGAGCCTCTCCAGCTCTAAGGTGATGATGACCAAGGCCAGTGTGGAGCCCTTGAACTGCAGCAGCTGGTGGCCCGCCATACAGTGCTGCAGCTGCCTGGTCAGGGATGCGACGTGGAGGGAAGGATTCCTCTGA
- the SEPTIN8 gene encoding septin-8 isoform X1 yields MGKASQRADPGDSHQGSAPGSRGHAAARWAPAPSPPTLPSRAPNARTTSPSSPRSWHLPPRRGDPRPSKRRGSGCARGRAGRGGRSRGRGQGRLRGFSRRRRQGEFPGSGHIGSIQPQPPGRSASRSRLVPVAAPALVPARPPGAELAMAATDLERFSNAEPEPRSLSLGGHVGFDSLPDQLVSKSVTQGFSFNILCVGETGIGKSTLMNTLFNTTFETEEASHHEACVRLRPQTYDLQESNVQLKLTIVDAVGFGDQINKDESYRPIVDYIDAQFENYLQEELKIRRSLFDYHDTRIHVCLYFITPTGHSLKSLDLVTMKKLDSKVNIIPIIAKADTISKSELHKFKIKIMGELVSNGVQIYQFPTDDEAVAEINAVMNAHLPFAVVGSTEEVKVGNKLVRARQYPWGVVQVENENHCDFVKLREMLIRVNMEDLREQTHSRHYELYRRCKLEEMGFQDSDGDSQPFSLQETYEAKRKEFLSELQRKEEEMRQMFVNKVKETELELKEKERELHEKFEHLKRVHQEEKRKVEEKRRELEEETNAFNRRKAAVEALQSQALHATSQQPLRKDKDKKNRSDIGAHQPGMSLSSSKVMMTKASVEPLNCSSWWPAIQCCSCLVRDATWREGFL; encoded by the exons ATGGGAAAGGCTTCCCAGCGCGCGGACCCAGGAGACTCCCACCAAGGCTCGGCCCCAGGCTCCAGGGGACACGCAGCGGCCCGCTGGGCACCGGCCCCGAGCCCCCCGACACTGCCGTCCCGGGCCCCCAACGCGCGGACTACAAGTCCCAGCAGTCCCCGCAGCTGGCACCTCCCGCCTCGCCGCGGAGACCCCCGGCCGTCCAAGCGGCGGGGCTCCGGCTGCGCTCGTGGCCGGGCCGGGCGGGGAGGCCGGTCCCGCGGGCGGGGGCAGGGGCGGCTCCGCGGCttctcccgccgccgccgccaagGGGAGTTTCCAGGAAGTGGCCATATTGGATCCATTCAGCCGCAGCCGCCCGGGCGGAGCGCGTCCCGCAGCCGGCTGGTCCCCGTCGCTGCCCCTGCGCTGGTCCCAGCCCGCCCGCCCGGTGCGGAGCTCGCCATGGCGGCCACCGACCTGGAGCGCTTCTCG AATGCAGAGCCAGAGCCCCGGAGCCTCTCCCTGGGCGGCCATGTGGGTTTCGACAGCCTCCCCGACCAGCTGGTCAGCAAGTCGGTCACTCAGGGCTTCAGCTTCAACATCCTCTGTGTGG GGGAGACCGGCATTGGCAAATCCACACTGATGAACACGCTCTTCAACACGACCTTTGAGACTGAGGAAGCCAGTCACCATGAGGCATGTGTGCGCCTGCGGCCCCAGACCTACGACCTCCAGGAGAGCAACGTGCAGCTCAAGCTGACCATTGTGGACGCCGTGGGCTTTGGGGATCAGATCAATAAGGATGAGAG TTACAGGCCCATAGTTGACTACATCGATGCGCAGTTTGAAAATTATCTGCAGGAGGAGCTGAAGATCCGCCGCTCGCTCTTCGACTACCATGACACAAGGATCCACGTTTGCCTCTACTTCATCACGCCCACAGGGCACTCCCTGAAGTCTCTAGATCTAGTGACCATGAAGAAACTAGACAGCAAG GTGAACATTATTCCCATCATTGCCAAGGCTGACACCATCTCCAAGAGCGAGCTCCACAAGTTTAAGATCAAGATCATGGGCGAGCTGGTCAGCAACGGGGTCCAGATCTACCAGTTTCCCACGGATGACGAGGCTGTTGCAGAGATTAACGCAGTCATGAAT GCACATCTGCCGTTCGCCGTGGTGGGCAGCACCGAGGAGGTGAAGGTGGGGAACAAGCTGGTCCGAGCACGGCAGTACCCCTGGGGAGTGGTGCAGG TGGAGAATGAGAATCACTGCGACTTCGTGAAGCTGCGGGAGATGTTGATCCGGGTGAACATGGAAGACCTCCGCGAGCAGACCCACAGCCGGCACTACGAGCTCTACCGGCGCTGCAAGTTGGAGGAGATGGGCTTTCAGGACAGCGATGGTGACAGCCAGCCCTTCAG CCTTCAAGAGACATACGAGGCCAAGAGGAAGGAGTTCCTGAGTGAGctgcagaggaaggaggaagagatgagGCAGATGTTTGTCAACAAAGTGAAGGAGACAGAGCTGGAgctgaaggagaaggaaagggag CTGCATGAGAAGTTTGAGCACCTGAAGCGGGTCCACCAGGAGGAGAAGCGCAAGGTGGAGGAAAAGCGCCGGGAACTGGAGGAGGAGACCAATGCCTTCAATCGCCGGAAGGCTGCAGTGGAGGCCCTGCAGTCGCAGGCCTTGCACGCCACCTCGCAGCAGCCCCTGAGGAAGGACAAGGACAAGAAGAA CAGATCAGATATAGGAGCACACCAGCCGGGCATGAGCCTCTCCAGCTCTAAGGTGATGATGACCAAGGCCAGTGTGGAGCCCTTGAACTGCAGCAGCTGGTGGCCCGCCATACAGTGCTGCAGCTGCCTGGTCAGGGATGCGACGTGGAGGGAAGGATTCCTCTGA
- the SEPTIN8 gene encoding septin-8 isoform X8, with the protein MNTLFNTTFETEEASHHEACVRLRPQTYDLQESNVQLKLTIVDAVGFGDQINKDESYRPIVDYIDAQFENYLQEELKIRRSLFDYHDTRIHVCLYFITPTGHSLKSLDLVTMKKLDSKVNIIPIIAKADTISKSELHKFKIKIMGELVSNGVQIYQFPTDDEAVAEINAVMNAHLPFAVVGSTEEVKVGNKLVRARQYPWGVVQVENENHCDFVKLREMLIRVNMEDLREQTHSRHYELYRRCKLEEMGFQDSDGDSQPFSLQETYEAKRKEFLSELQRKEEEMRQMFVNKVKETELELKEKERELHEKFEHLKRVHQEEKRKVEEKRRELEEETNAFNRRKAAVEALQSQALHATSQQPLRKDKDKKNRSDIGAHQPGMSLSSSKVMMTKASVEPLNCSSWWPAIQCCSCLVRDATWREGFL; encoded by the exons ATGAACACGCTCTTCAACACGACCTTTGAGACTGAGGAAGCCAGTCACCATGAGGCATGTGTGCGCCTGCGGCCCCAGACCTACGACCTCCAGGAGAGCAACGTGCAGCTCAAGCTGACCATTGTGGACGCCGTGGGCTTTGGGGATCAGATCAATAAGGATGAGAG TTACAGGCCCATAGTTGACTACATCGATGCGCAGTTTGAAAATTATCTGCAGGAGGAGCTGAAGATCCGCCGCTCGCTCTTCGACTACCATGACACAAGGATCCACGTTTGCCTCTACTTCATCACGCCCACAGGGCACTCCCTGAAGTCTCTAGATCTAGTGACCATGAAGAAACTAGACAGCAAG GTGAACATTATTCCCATCATTGCCAAGGCTGACACCATCTCCAAGAGCGAGCTCCACAAGTTTAAGATCAAGATCATGGGCGAGCTGGTCAGCAACGGGGTCCAGATCTACCAGTTTCCCACGGATGACGAGGCTGTTGCAGAGATTAACGCAGTCATGAAT GCACATCTGCCGTTCGCCGTGGTGGGCAGCACCGAGGAGGTGAAGGTGGGGAACAAGCTGGTCCGAGCACGGCAGTACCCCTGGGGAGTGGTGCAGG TGGAGAATGAGAATCACTGCGACTTCGTGAAGCTGCGGGAGATGTTGATCCGGGTGAACATGGAAGACCTCCGCGAGCAGACCCACAGCCGGCACTACGAGCTCTACCGGCGCTGCAAGTTGGAGGAGATGGGCTTTCAGGACAGCGATGGTGACAGCCAGCCCTTCAG CCTTCAAGAGACATACGAGGCCAAGAGGAAGGAGTTCCTGAGTGAGctgcagaggaaggaggaagagatgagGCAGATGTTTGTCAACAAAGTGAAGGAGACAGAGCTGGAgctgaaggagaaggaaagggag CTGCATGAGAAGTTTGAGCACCTGAAGCGGGTCCACCAGGAGGAGAAGCGCAAGGTGGAGGAAAAGCGCCGGGAACTGGAGGAGGAGACCAATGCCTTCAATCGCCGGAAGGCTGCAGTGGAGGCCCTGCAGTCGCAGGCCTTGCACGCCACCTCGCAGCAGCCCCTGAGGAAGGACAAGGACAAGAAGAA CAGATCAGATATAGGAGCACACCAGCCGGGCATGAGCCTCTCCAGCTCTAAGGTGATGATGACCAAGGCCAGTGTGGAGCCCTTGAACTGCAGCAGCTGGTGGCCCGCCATACAGTGCTGCAGCTGCCTGGTCAGGGATGCGACGTGGAGGGAAGGATTCCTCTGA
- the SEPTIN8 gene encoding septin-8 isoform X5, whose amino-acid sequence MGKASQRADPGDSHQGSAPGSRGHAAARWAPAPSPPTLPSRAPNARTTSPSSPRSWHLPPRRGDPRPSKRRGSGCARGRAGRGGRSRGRGQGRLRGFSRRRRQGEFPGSGHIGSIQPQPPGRSASRSRLVPVAAPALVPARPPGAELAMAATDLERFSNAEPEPRSLSLGGHVGFDSLPDQLVSKSVTQGFSFNILCVGETGIGKSTLMNTLFNTTFETEEASHHEACVRLRPQTYDLQESNVQLKLTIVDAVGFGDQINKDERPIVDYIDAQFENYLQEELKIRRSLFDYHDTRIHVCLYFITPTGHSLKSLDLVTMKKLDSKVNIIPIIAKADTISKSELHKFKIKIMGELVSNGVQIYQFPTDDEAVAEINAVMNAHLPFAVVGSTEEVKVGNKLVRARQYPWGVVQVENENHCDFVKLREMLIRVNMEDLREQTHSRHYELYRRCKLEEMGFQDSDGDSQPFSLQETYEAKRKEFLSELQRKEEEMRQMFVNKVKETELELKEKERELHEKFEHLKRVHQEEKRKVEEKRRELEEETNAFNRRKAAVEALQSQALHATSQQPLRKDKDKKKASGWSSIYSVTIP is encoded by the exons ATGGGAAAGGCTTCCCAGCGCGCGGACCCAGGAGACTCCCACCAAGGCTCGGCCCCAGGCTCCAGGGGACACGCAGCGGCCCGCTGGGCACCGGCCCCGAGCCCCCCGACACTGCCGTCCCGGGCCCCCAACGCGCGGACTACAAGTCCCAGCAGTCCCCGCAGCTGGCACCTCCCGCCTCGCCGCGGAGACCCCCGGCCGTCCAAGCGGCGGGGCTCCGGCTGCGCTCGTGGCCGGGCCGGGCGGGGAGGCCGGTCCCGCGGGCGGGGGCAGGGGCGGCTCCGCGGCttctcccgccgccgccgccaagGGGAGTTTCCAGGAAGTGGCCATATTGGATCCATTCAGCCGCAGCCGCCCGGGCGGAGCGCGTCCCGCAGCCGGCTGGTCCCCGTCGCTGCCCCTGCGCTGGTCCCAGCCCGCCCGCCCGGTGCGGAGCTCGCCATGGCGGCCACCGACCTGGAGCGCTTCTCG AATGCAGAGCCAGAGCCCCGGAGCCTCTCCCTGGGCGGCCATGTGGGTTTCGACAGCCTCCCCGACCAGCTGGTCAGCAAGTCGGTCACTCAGGGCTTCAGCTTCAACATCCTCTGTGTGG GGGAGACCGGCATTGGCAAATCCACACTGATGAACACGCTCTTCAACACGACCTTTGAGACTGAGGAAGCCAGTCACCATGAGGCATGTGTGCGCCTGCGGCCCCAGACCTACGACCTCCAGGAGAGCAACGTGCAGCTCAAGCTGACCATTGTGGACGCCGTGGGCTTTGGGGATCAGATCAATAAGGATGAGAG GCCCATAGTTGACTACATCGATGCGCAGTTTGAAAATTATCTGCAGGAGGAGCTGAAGATCCGCCGCTCGCTCTTCGACTACCATGACACAAGGATCCACGTTTGCCTCTACTTCATCACGCCCACAGGGCACTCCCTGAAGTCTCTAGATCTAGTGACCATGAAGAAACTAGACAGCAAG GTGAACATTATTCCCATCATTGCCAAGGCTGACACCATCTCCAAGAGCGAGCTCCACAAGTTTAAGATCAAGATCATGGGCGAGCTGGTCAGCAACGGGGTCCAGATCTACCAGTTTCCCACGGATGACGAGGCTGTTGCAGAGATTAACGCAGTCATGAAT GCACATCTGCCGTTCGCCGTGGTGGGCAGCACCGAGGAGGTGAAGGTGGGGAACAAGCTGGTCCGAGCACGGCAGTACCCCTGGGGAGTGGTGCAGG TGGAGAATGAGAATCACTGCGACTTCGTGAAGCTGCGGGAGATGTTGATCCGGGTGAACATGGAAGACCTCCGCGAGCAGACCCACAGCCGGCACTACGAGCTCTACCGGCGCTGCAAGTTGGAGGAGATGGGCTTTCAGGACAGCGATGGTGACAGCCAGCCCTTCAG CCTTCAAGAGACATACGAGGCCAAGAGGAAGGAGTTCCTGAGTGAGctgcagaggaaggaggaagagatgagGCAGATGTTTGTCAACAAAGTGAAGGAGACAGAGCTGGAgctgaaggagaaggaaagggag CTGCATGAGAAGTTTGAGCACCTGAAGCGGGTCCACCAGGAGGAGAAGCGCAAGGTGGAGGAAAAGCGCCGGGAACTGGAGGAGGAGACCAATGCCTTCAATCGCCGGAAGGCTGCAGTGGAGGCCCTGCAGTCGCAGGCCTTGCACGCCACCTCGCAGCAGCCCCTGAGGAAGGACAAGGACAAGAAGAA agccaGTGGCTGGTCTTCCATTTACAGTGTCACTATTCCCTGA
- the SEPTIN8 gene encoding septin-8 isoform X4 yields MGKASQRADPGDSHQGSAPGSRGHAAARWAPAPSPPTLPSRAPNARTTSPSSPRSWHLPPRRGDPRPSKRRGSGCARGRAGRGGRSRGRGQGRLRGFSRRRRQGEFPGSGHIGSIQPQPPGRSASRSRLVPVAAPALVPARPPGAELAMAATDLERFSNAEPEPRSLSLGGHVGFDSLPDQLVSKSVTQGFSFNILCVGETGIGKSTLMNTLFNTTFETEEASHHEACVRLRPQTYDLQESNVQLKLTIVDAVGFGDQINKDESYRPIVDYIDAQFENYLQEELKIRRSLFDYHDTRIHVCLYFITPTGHSLKSLDLVTMKKLDSKVNIIPIIAKADTISKSELHKFKIKIMGELVSNGVQIYQFPTDDEAVAEINAVMNAHLPFAVVGSTEEVKVGNKLVRARQYPWGVVQVENENHCDFVKLREMLIRVNMEDLREQTHSRHYELYRRCKLEEMGFQDSDGDSQPFSLQETYEAKRKEFLSELQRKEEEMRQMFVNKVKETELELKEKERELHEKFEHLKRVHQEEKRKVEEKRRELEEETNAFNRRKAAVEALQSQALHATSQQPLRKDKDKKKASGWSSIYSVTIP; encoded by the exons ATGGGAAAGGCTTCCCAGCGCGCGGACCCAGGAGACTCCCACCAAGGCTCGGCCCCAGGCTCCAGGGGACACGCAGCGGCCCGCTGGGCACCGGCCCCGAGCCCCCCGACACTGCCGTCCCGGGCCCCCAACGCGCGGACTACAAGTCCCAGCAGTCCCCGCAGCTGGCACCTCCCGCCTCGCCGCGGAGACCCCCGGCCGTCCAAGCGGCGGGGCTCCGGCTGCGCTCGTGGCCGGGCCGGGCGGGGAGGCCGGTCCCGCGGGCGGGGGCAGGGGCGGCTCCGCGGCttctcccgccgccgccgccaagGGGAGTTTCCAGGAAGTGGCCATATTGGATCCATTCAGCCGCAGCCGCCCGGGCGGAGCGCGTCCCGCAGCCGGCTGGTCCCCGTCGCTGCCCCTGCGCTGGTCCCAGCCCGCCCGCCCGGTGCGGAGCTCGCCATGGCGGCCACCGACCTGGAGCGCTTCTCG AATGCAGAGCCAGAGCCCCGGAGCCTCTCCCTGGGCGGCCATGTGGGTTTCGACAGCCTCCCCGACCAGCTGGTCAGCAAGTCGGTCACTCAGGGCTTCAGCTTCAACATCCTCTGTGTGG GGGAGACCGGCATTGGCAAATCCACACTGATGAACACGCTCTTCAACACGACCTTTGAGACTGAGGAAGCCAGTCACCATGAGGCATGTGTGCGCCTGCGGCCCCAGACCTACGACCTCCAGGAGAGCAACGTGCAGCTCAAGCTGACCATTGTGGACGCCGTGGGCTTTGGGGATCAGATCAATAAGGATGAGAG TTACAGGCCCATAGTTGACTACATCGATGCGCAGTTTGAAAATTATCTGCAGGAGGAGCTGAAGATCCGCCGCTCGCTCTTCGACTACCATGACACAAGGATCCACGTTTGCCTCTACTTCATCACGCCCACAGGGCACTCCCTGAAGTCTCTAGATCTAGTGACCATGAAGAAACTAGACAGCAAG GTGAACATTATTCCCATCATTGCCAAGGCTGACACCATCTCCAAGAGCGAGCTCCACAAGTTTAAGATCAAGATCATGGGCGAGCTGGTCAGCAACGGGGTCCAGATCTACCAGTTTCCCACGGATGACGAGGCTGTTGCAGAGATTAACGCAGTCATGAAT GCACATCTGCCGTTCGCCGTGGTGGGCAGCACCGAGGAGGTGAAGGTGGGGAACAAGCTGGTCCGAGCACGGCAGTACCCCTGGGGAGTGGTGCAGG TGGAGAATGAGAATCACTGCGACTTCGTGAAGCTGCGGGAGATGTTGATCCGGGTGAACATGGAAGACCTCCGCGAGCAGACCCACAGCCGGCACTACGAGCTCTACCGGCGCTGCAAGTTGGAGGAGATGGGCTTTCAGGACAGCGATGGTGACAGCCAGCCCTTCAG CCTTCAAGAGACATACGAGGCCAAGAGGAAGGAGTTCCTGAGTGAGctgcagaggaaggaggaagagatgagGCAGATGTTTGTCAACAAAGTGAAGGAGACAGAGCTGGAgctgaaggagaaggaaagggag CTGCATGAGAAGTTTGAGCACCTGAAGCGGGTCCACCAGGAGGAGAAGCGCAAGGTGGAGGAAAAGCGCCGGGAACTGGAGGAGGAGACCAATGCCTTCAATCGCCGGAAGGCTGCAGTGGAGGCCCTGCAGTCGCAGGCCTTGCACGCCACCTCGCAGCAGCCCCTGAGGAAGGACAAGGACAAGAAGAA agccaGTGGCTGGTCTTCCATTTACAGTGTCACTATTCCCTGA